AAACTATATCCATTATGATTGCTAAGTGGCCAACCTTAATGGTTAGAATGTGGGTTATTTTCCCTTTTTCCCCGCGATACCATAGAAACAGTAAACGGTGCAGAGTTGTAATAGTAATGCTGACCTTTTTGATAAGTCGATGAAGAGTAGAGACTGGTGTCAAGTGAATTGGACTGCAGGAGGAATATTCACGCAGTGCATTGTTCATCTTAGACACATAGCTCCATACTCCCTTGGCAAATCCCAGTTTTACCATCTCAATATTGATGCCGGCATCTTCCTGATGAACCAATGTCATCGCACATGCATCCCTACCGGGAACTGTGACAGAAAGCTTCACCTAATTAGCACTGGATAAAGGGCTGAGACGAGAGAGTAAAACATAAAAAGATGAGTAACAGTAGACAAGAAGCTACACTGATTCAGAACACATGTTCCTCGAGCTTTTCTATAATTACTACAATCAGGATTGTTCATACTGGTTTATTTTTGTCAACTGTGGGAACAAATCAACTAATGAGTTATCTAAATGCAAAATCAAATTCATGGCAGAATTTATATCTTGGGGTTTTGGATTGGTTTATAAGAGTACCAGATGTTATACACATGCTGAAGAATTCAATATCAGTTAGGCAGGTCACAAACATACAAGTGACTCGAGTCAAGCATTCTGGCCTATTCAGTacaaaagctcaaaattatgacACGAAAGAGAAGTTTTTGACATTGGAAATTATCTTTTAGCTAAACTACGTTGGCAAGGGTTTCCATTGCAGGTCAATCAAGGTTAGTGGCTGTTTTGTGAGATAAGTATAATTAAACTGGCCTTATTATGGACTAGAACTTCATAATAAAGAAGAATATGTATTAATGTTTTTGATACCATAAACCTAGTCAATCCATGCCTTCAAGAAGCacacaatataaaaaataaatataaaaaacttATTTCTCAATGATATTAAAGTCACAAATTTGATAACAAAAATCTGCTTGCCTTTTCTTATGCGCCAACCTGATCTTAAAAAACCAACACGAACATATTTATTTTGTCTTACAGGCATAGGATGCTCACAATCCTACAAAAACAGTTCCAATTGATATTAGAGAAAACAGACCTTGGAGCAACATTATCAAATATGAGAAAAGGCAAATCTCAAAAGACTTCAAGACATATGACAACAAGCTTTAGTATCATCTGGATCGAATACTTTCCCCAATTATTGGGTAGAACATTTCCCACCATTTTAAGGGCAATGCCTTGCATTGACTGAGCATAATCTTCAAAGACGGCTTCACATGCCTCTTAACTAAAACTGTTCGTGCAAAAATTTCTGATTTATTTTTTGCATTAGACATTTCGTGATGATCGATATTACACATTTGAAAAACTAATCTCCAATAACTTAGGAAACACTGCTGTAGAATAAGCCAGAAAAAATTCTCTATGACTGCAGTTGACAGTATCAGCAGACAGTATAACAAATAGAAACATTGACAACAACGTCATAGCAGGTCCTAATTACTAGTAAATTGGTACGAATATAGAGAGAAGACGAGAACTAGAATTGCTAAGTCAATGCTTTAAAGGTAATTTATCAAATTGTTTAGGGAGTCTATTCCGAGTAGATTATGATCAAGTCTTTATTGTAAGTAATACAGAGTCAAGTGAATTGTTAAGACATACTTCCAAGTTTGGATGATTTACAAATATTTTGTCTGGGACAAAAAGTTTAACTTGATTCCTATAATTCTAGATACATTAAGATCCAAACAAAGGTACTGATGTCTGCTTGAGTATCACTAAACAGATGGCACTTTGGCTAAATATAATGGTGCCTTTTGTTGCCGAGAAAATTTTTTTCTTGCAGCAACAATGCtcctctcctcttttttttttatcccttcTATTGTTTTTTTTCATCCATTTCTATTGTACTTTATTTTCTGTAATAATATAGTCTACTATCAGGTACCACCCTATTTGAAAGACATCCAAGATCCGGGCACAGAGTTCATGTATCATAATAAGATGATGACAGCAAGCAATATGATGCATCTTGAGTTATTCTCATGTTTCAGTTATTATATTAGATATCTGGGTTTCTTTCATTAAGGTAAAGTCTGTCATCAAGCTAATGCATAACATAAAATGTGTTGGTGTGACGCAACCCCATTACTAATACTAGCTGGTGTTCTTTAGATTAAGTGAAGCTTGAGCTTCACCAAAATAGAACATAAAAGACAAGTTATGCAGCATGAACTCCAGAGGTAAAACATGCAGGAATCAAAGTgatacatgattcaaggtactaacTGAACATGCAATTATGTATATGAGCTTGGTGGCTGAAAAAGATTTTTCGACTTACCTTGGTAAAGCAATAAAAGGTTTTGTCTTTTCCTTCCCACACGCGCCATGCCAATATATATTCTTTTGGTGTCAGGAGAGGGAACTTTTTAATACAACGTCCAATTTCTGTCCCATTATTTTCATCTACCTGCAGCTGCTCGTGGTGAATCACAATGTTGTCCCACTTTCTTCTGTACTGATTGTCCATGTAGAAATCTCTTAATAGCTCTGCAGAACATTTCTCGAATGTTGTAACGCTGTAGAACTTCAATGGGCCATCCTGCAAACCATGCATATTTTTGAGTCAGCCTGAAACACTGCCCACAATTTGCTTTAGTAGAAGGTTTGCTTGCTCTATAGTATTTTCTTCAGCTTGCATGAGTTTAAAGAGTTATCCTAATATAATAACTAATTCCTGAAGTTCAAATTAGAGGCAACTAAGAAAGAATTCTGATGTATATGACCAACAGAAAGCACAAAACCATCTCTGGCTGCATTCAGTGCACCGGCTAAGATGGTGTAAGTTTCAAGTGAAAGAACATTGAGATAATGCTAGATGGCAAGAGTTTTAGTAGTGATCTATTCATTAGCattgaaacaatgctagattgcaATTATGAATATCATATCATCTCTTGGAGTCAAATGAGCCTAAATTTCTGACTGGGATTTAAGAACAATTAAGAGGAAAGCTCCATTAAATAATTAAACAGTAAGCATACTTATCTGACTGATGTTTTAGGCAGCAGATAGTAGCTAGTTCACATATTAACAGCTCCAACAAGCCATTGTTCCTTCTTCTTTTGTCAATCGCTTTTAACAATAATGCTATCATGAAGTCGAGAACGATTGACAAGGTGAATAGGCATGCATTTATGGGAAAGTTTCCCTCCTAATACATTGGAAGCTCTAAAGAGATAACATAAGAAGAATCAATTTAGTCCATGTATATGAGTGGCTGGTTCAAAGGACTGAGTTCATGAATGGTCAAACACATGAAAACACCAGATGATTAATCGATAAGTCATTTCTAGAAGCTACAAAGATTCGCCTGCATAAGATCGGAATTGAAACAGATGAAAGGTGCATACTTTTGGACGGGAGAACTTTGCTTTATAGGACACAAGATTACTGGTTTTATCAATCAGATCTTCCCATCTCTCGTTCCGTTTGGGTTTCCCCTCCAAACTAATCATCAAGTCTCTCAGATCAGCATCGGTGATGAGGTTGGATACCCTGCAGCAAGAGCCACGACAACCTCATCCGACTAAAATCGACAAAGAGGGATCGAAAGCATAAGGGTTTAAGGGCAAACCTTGCGGAAGAACCTCCTCTAAAATACGCTCCGGAGATCGCCACGGGGCGGCGGCAGTAGAAGAAGAGCCGCAGGAGCTTCCACGACACGAGGAGCATCACCACCACCGTCGCCCAGCCGCCGCCGGCGCTTTCCGGCCAGAGCTCGTCCAAAGCGAGCAATGTTCCCGCCGAATTCGAAGCAAGGACTCGGAGTCTGTCCATCTTGTTGTTGGCGGAGAGATCAGAGGAAGAATGAAGGGTGGAGAcggggaaagagaaagagagagagagagagagagagagagagagagagagagagagagggagggagaagaTTTGGATTCTTTGCTTGGGAGTTGGAGGGAAGAAAGAGGGGCTGAGTTTTGGATTCTTTGGTTTTTTTAACGCTTTTTTATTGCGTATTAAACGTTTGGTTGACTGAAATAGTACGCGACCATTTAAATGTTCCTTTTCTTGGATATAATTAATTACATGATAATCAACATCAGAACTTTGAATTCCCCGAAATTATATCCAATTTAGATGTATTTGCATCATAAATAAAGTTTACATGCAAATTGTTGTCAGATTCGAGATCCATGGGATTCGATAAGAACACCTTATCATGATCTCTATATTCTATCGGGCCAACATAGattattgcaaaaaaaaaaaaaggacaatgtatttttaagaaaataaaaaagtctAAATTAATTTCTTCATACATTAATTAACATTTACAACATGCTTTTCTTTTGATTAACATTTCGATTTAAAATAACGTGGACCAGATATGTTCAATATTTCTTTAGAATTCATATGCATCATCATCCAGGCATATCTGTCTAGcattttcctttttgtctttTCCGATAGCCAACGGCAAACTCTCAGAAAAGTATTTCCACATACAAAATCAACAATCGATGATATATAGTCAGCCCCTCGGTTGGAGAATAAGAAATCCTGCATGCTAAAAGATGGTTTCCACATCAATCCTACTCTACATGGAAGATATGGATGAGATTGCATTCGTACTGAAAGTGAGAAGCAAGATGATCATGGTACATGTAGCTGCAATGAGAAGTTTCACTTATAAGCTGCTCCGTGGCAGCGTAATGTGAGGTTCCAAATGCTCAGCCATGCGTTTGTCGTCATAATATTGTTGGACCATGAAGTTACTGAAGGTCCTCGACACAACATACTTCATCTCACAAGTCTCGTATTTTCCTGTTGGAATCCAGATCTCGGTATATAGATGCAATGACTCATCATAGGATCACATGCAAGGCTGATAGCCGTCTACTTTGCAGCACTAGAGGATTCCATCTTGTTTGTAGGGACGGGAACAGAGGTGTCGGTTGCTGACTCATCTCGTCGCCATTGGAGGTGAGATTTCGTGTAATGTCTTTGGACAGGAACCTTCTTGTACAATTCAGGATACCGTGGCTGTGGAAGCTTCATAGAGGGCGGAGTCTGTGTCAAGGATCCTGGAGACATATCTGCCT
The DNA window shown above is from Musa acuminata AAA Group cultivar baxijiao chromosome BXJ2-4, Cavendish_Baxijiao_AAA, whole genome shotgun sequence and carries:
- the LOC135609773 gene encoding uncharacterized protein LOC135609773, coding for MDRLRVLASNSAGTLLALDELWPESAGGGWATVVVMLLVSWKLLRLFFYCRRPVAISGAYFRGGSSARVSNLITDADLRDLMISLEGKPKRNERWEDLIDKTSNLVSYKAKFSRPKDGPLKFYSVTTFEKCSAELLRDFYMDNQYRRKWDNIVIHHEQLQVDENNGTEIGRCIKKFPLLTPKEYILAWRVWEGKDKTFYCFTKDCEHPMPVRQNKYVRVGFLRSGWRIRKGKQIFVIKFVTLISLRNKFFIFIFYIVCFLKAWID